GCCGCGGAGCGCGATCCTGCGGGAAACCCCCCGGGGCTGGAGCCCGGGCTCTGGGGGGTCGTCCTCGCCGCCGGCGAGGGGCTTCGCCTCCAGCCGTTCCTGACCGCCCTGACCGGCCGCGTCGCCCGCAAGCAGTTCTGCCCTGTCGGGGAGCGGCCCCTCATCCGCGACACGTTCGCGCGGACCGAGCTCCTCATCCCCCGGGAGCGACTGGTGACGGTCGTCGGGGCCGGGATGGAGGCCGAGGCCGCTCCGCACCTGTCGGATCGCCCTCCGGAGACGGTCATCTGGCAGCCCCTGAACCGCGAGACGGGACCGGGCGTCCTCCTCCCGTGCTGCGCCGTGGCTGCGGCCGATCCGGACGCCTGCGTGGCGGTGTTCCCGGCGGACCACTACGTTCACCAGGCGGCGCTCTTCATGGAGCGTGTCCGGGACGCGAAGCGGGCGGTGGATGCCCATCCGGGCCTCCTCGTGCTCCTCGGGGTGGAGGCGGACAGCCCTGAGACCGGCTACGGCTGGATCGCCGCGGGAGATCCGGCAGAAGAGGCGGGGACCGGGCGCCTGCACCGGGTCGAGCGTTTCCGGGAGAAGCCGGACCCCCGCACGGCGGCGGGGTTCCTGGCCGCAGGGTTCCTCTGGAACACGCTGGTGATGGTCGCCCGGGTCCGGACGTTCCTGCGCCTGTTCGCCGCCTACCTGCCGGAGGTGGCCCGGCAGCTCGGGCCCGTCCGGGCCGCCTGGGGGACCGCCCGGTGGCCGGGGGCGGTTCAGGCCGCCTACGCGGATATGCCCGCCGTCACCGTCTCCCACGGCATCCTGGAGCACAACCCGTCGGGCCTTCGGGTCCTCCCGGTGCGGGGAGTGCTGTGGAGCGACTGGGGCTCGCCGGCGCGGATCTGCCAGACCCTCGGGCGCGTCGGTCGCACCCATCTGCTGACGGAACGGTTCCGGGTGCGGGGGCTGGAGCCCGTCGGGGCGCTGGCG
The nucleotide sequence above comes from Candidatus Methylomirabilis sp.. Encoded proteins:
- a CDS encoding sugar phosphate nucleotidyltransferase codes for the protein MLRVADAAERDPAGNPPGLEPGLWGVVLAAGEGLRLQPFLTALTGRVARKQFCPVGERPLIRDTFARTELLIPRERLVTVVGAGMEAEAAPHLSDRPPETVIWQPLNRETGPGVLLPCCAVAAADPDACVAVFPADHYVHQAALFMERVRDAKRAVDAHPGLLVLLGVEADSPETGYGWIAAGDPAEEAGTGRLHRVERFREKPDPRTAAGFLAAGFLWNTLVMVARVRTFLRLFAAYLPEVARQLGPVRAAWGTARWPGAVQAAYADMPAVTVSHGILEHNPSGLRVLPVRGVLWSDWGSPARICQTLGRVGRTHLLTERFRVRGLEPVGALAGWCEGHCRVAAG